From Streptomyces sp. HUAS MG91, the proteins below share one genomic window:
- a CDS encoding dienelactone hydrolase family protein, giving the protein MSESPRSTGKPAHQNVTFDSNGTPAHGYLALPPAGSGPGVIVIQEWWGLTDHIADVTDRLAAEGFVALAPDLYGGNVAHDSEEAFRMMRELPVERGVELLSGAVDHLLALPEVTSDTVGTVGFCMGGGFVLYLAAKDPRVSAAVPFYGVIQGEVPDFSGLRAQILGHYGERDETVPVPTLDGLARTIREQSGIEPDFRMYPADHAFFNDGRPEVYDADSAQKAWTATTNFLHSTIK; this is encoded by the coding sequence ATGTCGGAATCCCCCCGTTCCACCGGCAAGCCCGCCCACCAGAACGTGACGTTCGACAGCAACGGCACGCCCGCCCACGGCTATCTGGCGCTGCCGCCCGCGGGCAGCGGGCCCGGTGTCATCGTCATCCAGGAGTGGTGGGGTCTGACCGACCACATCGCCGACGTCACCGACCGGCTGGCGGCGGAGGGCTTCGTGGCGCTCGCCCCCGACCTGTACGGCGGGAACGTGGCGCACGACTCCGAGGAGGCGTTCCGCATGATGCGGGAGCTGCCGGTGGAGCGCGGCGTGGAGCTGCTGTCGGGCGCCGTGGACCATCTGCTGGCCCTGCCCGAGGTCACCTCGGACACGGTCGGCACGGTCGGCTTCTGCATGGGCGGCGGCTTCGTGCTGTACCTGGCCGCGAAGGACCCGCGGGTGAGCGCGGCCGTCCCGTTCTACGGCGTCATCCAGGGCGAGGTCCCCGACTTCTCGGGCCTGAGGGCCCAGATCCTCGGCCACTACGGGGAGCGCGACGAGACGGTCCCGGTCCCCACCCTGGACGGCCTGGCCCGCACGATCCGCGAGCAGTCGGGCATCGAGCCGGACTTCCGCATGTACCCGGCGGACCACGCGTTCTTCAACGACGGCCGCCCGGAGGTCTACGACGCGGACTCGGCACAGAAGGCCTGGACGGCGACGACGAACTTCCTGCACTCGACCATCAAGTAG